The following are encoded in a window of Cryptococcus gattii WM276 chromosome M, complete sequence genomic DNA:
- a CDS encoding Constituent of 66S pre-ribosomal particles, putative; Nsa2p (Similar to TIGR gene model, INSD accession AAW46920.1; involved in 60S ribosomal subunit biogenesis), producing the protein MEEHRKRHGRRLDYEEKKRKRTAREAHKASADAQKIFGHKAKLHHARRHAEKVQMKKTLKAHDERNVKQKDDGAVKEGALPAYLLDRDSQKDAKALSSAVKDRRKDRAAKYSVPLPKVRGIAEEEMFKVIKTGKSKSKSWKRMVNKATFVGEGFTRKPVKLERFIRPMGLRMTKANVTHPELKTTFQLPILGVKKNPQSPLYTSLGVLTKGTILEVNVSELGMVTTGGKVVWSKYAQITNNPENDGCINSVLLV; encoded by the exons ATGGAAGAGCACCGTAAACGACACGGTCGACGATTGGATTacgaggagaagaa GCGAAAGCGTACTGCCCGTGAGGCCCACAAGGCATCTGCCGATGCCCAGAAGATCTTCGGTCACAAGGCTAAGCTCCATCACGCTCGAAGACATGCGGAGAAGGTTCAGATGAAGAAAACTCTCAAGGCGCACGACGAGAGGAATGTTAAGCAAAAGGATGACGGTGCTGTCAAGGAGGGTGCTTTGCCAGCTTACCTTTTGGATCGTGACAGTCAAAAG GACGCCAAAGCCCTTTCATCAGCCGTCAAGGACCGAAGAAAGGACCGAGCCGCCAAATACTCTGTGCCTCTTCCCAAGGTCAGGGGTATCgccgaagaagagatgtTCAAAGTCATCAAGACCGGAAAGAGCAAGTCTAAGAGTTGGAAACGTATGGTCAACAAGGCCACCTttgttggtgaaggttTCACTCGAAAGCCTGTTAAACTTGAG CGATTCATTCGACCTATGGGTTTG CGTATGACCAAGGCCAATGTCACCCACCCCGAGCTCAAGACCACCTTCCAATTACCTATTCTTGGTGTCAAGAAGAACCCCCAATCACCGCTTTACACCTCTCTTG GTGTCCTTACCAAAGGTACTATTCTTGAAGTCAATGTTAGTGAACTGGGTATGGTTACCACCGGTGGTAAGGTCGTCTGGTCTA AGTATGCTCAGATAACAAATAACCCCGAGAATGACGGTTGCATCAACTCCGTTCTCTTAGTGTAA
- a CDS encoding Hypothetical protein (Similar to TIGR gene model, INSD accession AAW46758.1; CNM01330): MSNLPQEAALPITNTLFPPPPPYFQAFTDEAIERYEALTGKSLLVNDQRDKSKDEKEKQDDRDIRLDSRMGDLTEEEQNEKLELERTLGRPRADWVIEDGRWMCFGTMYTTEPVIPTAQSIGLPPFVDPAAEPQESLPPLLHSFLHTLLLLLDTLTMTARTPNELAAAGWASEGDQYIQHLTNLSANMMVASNQLRSAQSEATLVLLMEKELEERRKQTEKLRSKCKEIASGIRALKGL; encoded by the exons ATGAGCAACCTCCCTCAAGAAGCTGCTCTACCCATAACCAACACTCTTTTCCCTCCACCTCCGCCATATTTCCAAGCTTTCACGGACGAGGCAATCGAGCGATATGAAGCATTAACGGGGAAATCTCTGCTTGTCAATGACCAGAGGGACAAAAGCaaggatgaaaaggagaagcAAGACGACAGGGACATAAGGCTGGATAGTAGGATGGGAGATTTgacagaggaagagcaaaATGAGAAGCTCGAACTTGAACGAACTCTGGGAAGGCCGAGAGCAGATTGGGTCATTGAGGACGGCAGATGGATGTGCTTCGGTACCATGTACACT ACCGAGCCGGTCATTCCTACTGCACAATCGATCGGTCTACCGCCTTTTGTAGACCCTGCGGCTGAGCCACAAGaatctcttcctcccttATTACATTCCTTCTTACATACCCTGCTACTGCTATTGGATACACTTACTATGACTGCGAGAACTCCAAATGAGCTGGCTGCCGCTGGATGGGCTAGTGAAGGTGACCAA TACATTCAACATTTGACCAACTTAAGTGCAAACATGATGGTAGCCTCTAACCAGCTGAGAAGTGCTCAAAGCGAAGCTACGCTCGTGTTGCTCATGGAGAAGGAACTGGAGGAAAGACGGAAACAGACCGAGAAGTTACGATC CAAATGCAAGGAGATTGCTAGTGGCATTAGGGCTTTGAAAGGGTTGTAA
- a CDS encoding Hypothetical protein (Similar to TIGR gene model, INSD accession AAW46753.1; CNM01350), protein MSITPVSPSRPVDNSVQHPVESIELSFSSGPGGAWDDRELVNAANSAMKEFHIHHPGPGSWLDKATAAMALGRPLPGANDYGSAWYTASAPAAPVEETSSAAPPKKKRKTVKKPNAVNPYDPVNTTYNSAGNGAGPSGTAIKNRNGRASPVYQPPSPGGLNAVEQAQVEADEQAAEDAEWGDVEEYWDEEDEEDEEEGDWETEDYTYPRQAGPVQPQSAPAAPAYGVYPAAGISRDEALGHAMTAQYWAGSRREETQTENAKAR, encoded by the exons ATGTCCATAACTCCTGTCTCCCCTTCTCGGCCCGTCGACAACAGTGTTCAACACCCAGTCGAATCCATTGAACTCAGCTTTTCATCCGGGCCTGGAGGTGCTTGGGACGATAGGGAATTGGTCAATGCTGCCAACTCGGCTATGAAGGAGTTTCAC ATACATCATCCAGGACCTGGTAGCTGGCTCGACAAGGCGACAGCAGCCATGGCTCTGGGGCGGCCATTGCCTGGAGCCAACGATTATGGATCCGC ATGGTACACCGCCTCTGCTCCTGCCGCACCTGTCGAGGAGACATCTTCAGCTGCTCCCCCAAAGAAGAAGCGCAAGACAGTCAAGAAGCCCAACGCTGTCAACCCCTACGATCCCGTCAATACAACCTACAATTCAGCTGGCAATGGGGCTGGTCCGTCAGGCACTGCTATAAAAAACAGAAATGGTCGGGCAAGCCCAGTTTATCAACCGCCGTCCCCAGGTGGGCTAAATGCTGTTGAGCAAGCGCAGGTTGAGGCAGACGAACAAGCCGCGGAGGATGCGGAGTGGGGGGATGTCGAGGAGTATTgggatgaggaagatgaggaagatgaggaagaaggagacTGGGAGACCGAGGATTATACCTACCCTAGGCAAGCAGGGCCGGTCCAACCGCAGTCTGCTCCCGCCGCTCCAGCGTACGGCGTCTACCCTGCGGCTGGTATTTCAAGGGACGAAGCGCTTGGGCATGCTATGACGGCACAGTACTGGGCAGG AAGCCGAAGAGAAGAAACGCAGACGGAAAACGCCAAGGCCAGATAA
- a CDS encoding Hypothetical protein (Similar to SGTC gene model, INSD accession EAL17556.1; CNBM1220): MASPPSFSSFPDLAISQPKKAETGPSQNSAPSFSSFPELELQARRRRSRSRSKERTRNDEDERRRRRDKERTSEKGRGRDNRKRKEKDEARVRDERRREKGSETRQSGQWEYEKDRKERRRGREEEEGRRHRERKKHKDERDHSVERRYKEERREREREQAEALVRGDVTVSQPTVAAAEPVKKEDGWIKEEDGVPWYETLAKTSRKKRYGDFDDPNSSSNFFVDIAGDRDILRYGSSSSFSAPKYYRDGGNRIIGYNEGLRIVNSRDRTEKGIEVAPKGRPYVPRYNKQTKSAISHLERILLRPSPQGEIDSHSDFLAFEVRNRQEESDIPEYRNITRSVQEDNVDQLSILHSIIGEFTTMEQEVRKRTSWMEQHLRDYPSDVERWIEYSRLHLKLSPNAERAIGVTDPAKLPTTKAQAEITLSILSRALKAAPENAYSERLHLAYLRAAETLWPADRVTSRWKNVLRELGEQSGKIRGLEEGMMEIWLGYIEWREGQGFGRGDGEKGKGESIDEVVDVYLECIGKLKDKAGNGGSLQAREENAVYLFLRACLFLKQSGHGERALSAFQALMEITFFKPDHLRHIPPADQLTAWWQALIGQFETFWDTEAPRIGESGSVGWRNTPPGTPPPPSRPAPSFAHTSSDPFERWLEAEMSAEQAYALPGRVRDLDPATEDDPFHVIVFSDISPFLFPIFTPEVRLQLIYAFLAFLGLPFTPPEVPSTSPANADPHLCWTLVENRSARQAFWPPKQGIKRIAWQTVGGEPMEPERKRGMDDPFGCPVKCWAQDRETLFGRKGVWYRDVEGLDLQAIDVELVRSVFKLLRPLVPDPSFTLASFALEAAVSPKSAVKAAKAILASERSNLLLWDGYARIERQRGNVSAARTVYATALQAASQERGDGPRSEDEMDLWAGWAEVEFEADERERCLEVLVMAAGIGNERLAEHINPTYNPIPPSPINILKSRQYYHSVSTPLSQSHLLLISLFSYLLDGIHTTRDFLVQSSQTYPPSSAESEEALQLLTRILYHHTTRHSTPPALTRDVLEYALSSFPNNTSFLSLYMYGELGSKVYGRVQRLIAQITSEQKDGGVMKGVIGHLWAVWAEAVSAHRTFWDDGGGGAERVRMALDKGINSAGGRYSAALWMLYIEFEALMGRHQTAKQLCYRAVSTLGGCKALYLLPFSLPLRPHFSTRELKEWAELMVERGLRLRIPFELFWMADEEEGSERAIVLPDDEVLAEDELRFLSERQALKPY; the protein is encoded by the exons ATGGCTTCACCgccctccttctcatcaTTCCCAGATCTTGCAATTTCTCAGCCGAAAAAAGCTGAGACAGGTCCCTCGCAGAATTCGGCACCGAGCTTCTCTTCGTTTCCGGAACTAGAACTTCAGGCTAGAAGGCGGCGGTCTCGATCCCGGTCAAAAGAACGGACGCGCAACGACGAAGACGAACGAAGGCGAAGACGGGATAAGGAGAGAACTAGCGAAAAGGGGAGAGGCAGAGATAACCGcaagaggaaagagaaagatgaAGCAAGGGTTCGAGATGAAAGGCGGAGAGAGAAAGGCAGCGAAACACGGCAAAGTGGGCAGTGGGAGTACGAGAAAGACCGtaaggaaagaaggagaggtagagaggaagaggaaggacGCCGACATCGCGAGAGAAAGAAGCATAAGGATGAAAGGGATCACTCAGTAGAGAGGAGATATAAGGAGGAACGACGAGAGCGTGAACGGGAACAGGCAGAGGCGCTTGTCCGTGGCGATGTGACGGTCTCGCAACCTACAGTGGCTGCTGCAGAACCTGTtaagaaggaagatggatggatcaaggaagaagatggagtACCTTGGTATGAGACACTGGCCAAGACAAGCAGGAAGAAGCGATATGGAGATTTCGACGATCCA AATTCTTCCAGCAACTTCTTTGTGGATATTGCCGGAGACAGAGATATCTTGCGCTATGGGAGCAGCTCTTCCTTCTCGGCCCCCAAGTATTACCGTGACGGAG GGAATCGTATTATTGGCTACAATGAAGGCCTCCGTATAGTTAACTCCAGAGATCGGACCGAAAAAGGTATCGAAGTTGCGCCAAAAGGACGACCATAT GTTCCACGGTACAACAAGCAAACCAAGTCTGCAATCAGCCATCTCGAGCGTATCCTCCTCCGACCCTCTCCGCAAGGTGAAATAGATTCTCACTCCGATTTTCTTGCCTTTGAGGTTCGCAACCGGCAAGAGGAATCTGACATCCCTGAGTACCGCAATATCACACGCTCTGTCCAGGAAGACAATGTTGACCAGCTTTCTATTTTACACTCTATCATCGGTGAATTCACCACCATGGAGCAAGAAGTTCGGAAACGTACATCCTGGATGGAGCAACATTTGCGCGATTATCCTTCAGATGTGGAACGGTGGATAGAGTACTCTAGATTACATTTGAAACTCTCTCCGAACGCGGAGAGAGCAATAGGCGTGACCGACCCTGCGAAGCTGCCCACAACCAAAGCCCAAGCTGAAATCACCCTTTCGATTCTCTCCCGAGCCCTCAAAGCAGCGCCGGAGAACGCTTATTCCGAACGTTTACATCTTGCATATCTCCGAGCAGCGGAGACCCTCTGGCCAGCTGACAGGGTCACTTCAAGATGGAAGAATGTCTTGAGAGAGCTGGGCGAGCAAAGTGGAAAGATACGAGGGCTTGAAGAGGGTATGATGGAAATCTGGCTCGGTTATATTGAATGGCGAGAAGGTCAAGGGTTTGGAcgaggagatggagaaaagggCAAGGGGGAGAGTATTGACGAGGTTGTAGATGTTTACCTGGAATGCATTGGCAAGCTGAAGGATAAAGCTGGGAATG GTGGGAGTTTGCAAGCACGGGAAGAGAATGCGGTGTACTTATTCCTACGGGCATGTCTTTTCTTGAAGCAATCGG GTCACGGTGAACGTGCATTGTCTGCCTTCCAAGCGCTAATGGAAAT AACATTCTTCAAACCCGATCACTTACGacacattcctccagcGGACCAGCTCACAGCATGGTGGCAAGCCCTTATCGGCCAGTTTGAGACTTTCTGGGATACAGAAGCCCCCCGTATCGGGGAATCTGGTTCCGTAGGCTGGCGGAATACACCACCCGGTactcctccccctccttCTCGCCCTGCGCCTTCTTTCGCTCACACTTCTTCCGACCCCTTTGAGCGTTGGCTCGAAGCCGAAATGTCTGCTGAGCAAGCTTATGCCCTTCCTGGCCGAGTACGAGATTTGGATCCTGCTACTGAAGATGATCCTTTCCATGTCATCGTCTTCTCTGATATATCgcctttcctctttcctATCTTCACACCTGAAGTACGTCTTCAATTGATTTATGCGTTTCTCGCATTTCTTGGTCTGCCTTTTACTCCTCCAGAAGTCCCTAGTACTTCGCCCGCAAATGCCGATCCGCACTTATGCTGGACGTTGGTTGAGAATCGATCTGCTAGGCAAGCTTTCTGGCCACCCAAGCAGGGTATCAAGAGGATTGCGTGGCAGACTGTCGGTGGGGAGCCTATGGAACcagagaggaagaggggaaTGGATGACCCTTTTGGATGCCCGGTCAAGTGCTGGGCCCAAGATCGAGAGACGTTGTTTGGAAGAAAGGGAGTATGGTACAGGGACGTGGAAGGTTTGGATTTGCAAGCGATCGACGTCGAGCTGGTTAGGAGCGTATTCAAACTGTTGAGACCCTTAGTGCCAGACCCGTCCTTCACTCTGGCATCATTCGCGTTAGAGGCCGCCGTTTCTCCGAAAAG TGCTGTCAAAGCTGCTAAAGCAATCCTCGCCTCAGAACGTTCGAATCTATTGCTGTGGGATGGCTATGCACGCATAGAGCGTCAGCGTGGCAACGTTTCCGCAGCTCGTACCGTATATGCCACGGCACTTCAAGCTGCTAGTCAAGAACGAGGAGACGGACCGCGCTCAGAAGATGAAATGGACCTTTGGGCTGGATGGGCGGAAGTCGAGTTCGAAGCCGACGAGCGCGAGAGGTGTCTGGAAGTGTTGGTCATGGCTGCTGGGATTGGCAATGAGAGATTAG CGGAACACATAAACCCGACATATAACCCAATACCGCCATCACCTATTAACATACTCAAGTCAAGACAG TATTACCATTCAGTTTCAACGCCGTTGTCACAAAGTCaccttctcctcatctctctcTTTAGCTACCTCTTAGACGGTATCCACACTACGCGTGACTTCCTCGTACAATCATCTCAGACCTATCCACCTTCTAGTGCTGAATCCGAAGAAGCTCTTCAGCTGTTGACCAGGATACTCTATCATCACACCACCAGGCATTCTACACCACCGGCTCTTACACGAGACGTGTTAGAATATGCCCTGTCCTCGTTCCCCAATAACACCTCCTTCCTGTCTCTGTACATGTATGGCGAGCTGGGAAGCAAGGTCTACGGCAGAGTACAGCGGCTAATTGCCCAAATCACCAGTGAACAAAAAGATGGAGGGGTGATGAAGGGCGTCATAGGTCATCTTTGGGCGGTTTGGGCTGAGGCCGTTTCAGCACATAGGACATTCTGGGATGATGGCGGCGGAGGAGCTGAGAGAGTAAGAATGGCGCTGGATAAAGGCATCAACTCCGCAGG TGGAAGATACTCTGCCGCGCTCTGGATGCTCTACATCGAATTTGAAGCGCTTATGGGGCGGCATCAGACAGCCAAGCAGCTCTGCTACCGTGCAGTGTCTACGCTGGGTGGATGTAAAG CGCTGTATCTTTTGCCATTTTCCCTCCCGCTCAGACCCCACTTTTCGACACGTGAGCTGAAAGAATGGGCAGAACTCATGGTCGAGCGTGGTCTTCGGCTGCGAATACCCTTCGAGTTGTTCTGGATGGCtgacgaagaggaagggagTGAACGTGCGATTGTGCTGCCGGACGACGAGGTGCTTGCAGAAGACGAATTGCGGTTCCTGAGTGAACGACAAGCTTTGAAACCGTATTAA
- a CDS encoding uncharacterized protein (Similar to TIGR gene model, INSD accession AAW46944.1) gives MPPTTIKARGILFDLDGTLISSTTICESVWHKWAEVYPVDLTEVFKSSHGIRTRELLRHWPNITDPIELEAATEKFETDVLKEAQRLASTGKGGIDLLPGVEKLLLALNTATKDAIKWAIVTSATNAYATNAITTFSLPKTSHLITADEVSQGKPHPEPYIMGAAALGLKPTDCIVFEDAPSGVKAGVASGARVIAVCTSHKRSALEGFGAHLIVEDLSE, from the exons ATGCCCCCAACCACCATTAAGGCACGAGGTATCCTCTTCGATCTCGATGGCACTTTGATCA GCTCGACAACCATTTGCGAGTCTGTATGGCATAAATGGGCGGAAGTGTATCCCGTTGACCTTACAGAGGTGTTCAAGA GCTCTCATGGTATCAGGACCAGGGAGCTGCTGCGGCACTGGCCCAACATCACTGACCCGATAGAACTTGAG GCAGCCACCGAGAAATTTGAGACTGACGTCCTCAAAGAGGCCCAGCGGCTTGCTTCGACTGGCAAGGGTGGAATTGATTTACTCCCAGGGGTTGAGAAGCTCCTCTTAGCTCTCAATACCGCCACTAAGGATGCTATAAAATGGGCTATTGTCACTTCTG CGACCAATGCGTATGCCACCAATGCCATCACCACTTTCTCTCTCCCCAAGACTTCTCATCTTATTACCGCAGATGAGGTTTCCCAAGGCAAGCCCCATCCCGAGCCATACATCATGGGCGCTGCGGCCCTCGGACTGAAGCCAACAGACTGCATCGTCTTTGAGGATGCACCGTCAGGAGTGAAGGCCGGAGTTGCCAGTGGCGCGCGAGTAATTGCTGTTTGCACCAGCCATAAGAGGTCTGCTTTGGAGGGGTTCGGTGCGCATTTGATTGTTGAGGATCTTTCCGAGTAA
- a CDS encoding Hypothetical Protein (Similar to TIGR gene model, INSD accession AAW46922.1): MATVVASPSSLSPIPSTSKRPAPSPSSSQPVKRPRQSSSSPRDEDEAASDEELDEEALAKLARKEARTIRNRESAQRSRNARKAHVAWLEKRVVELEAENRSLKGEPPTSTDPVPTATTPEPTAQPPAREASTEHDVLSFANDLGIPSEIVSSGVSLSNVAPPPSSVDVDVKPIIEPSPLTLASPAVVLTSNDDLMAIKTENANLRQRVTLLENLVKQVVAIANFSPPVSSTSQRTPVNQYASLPSQSSLDWSSTLSATSILPAGLSSTLSPGLPARNSTVSTTSTSQITQLVQTSQPELASSQNVSDSVACHSAVVATTSAPLIKGRLDVALQRARENYSMRSLALALAKDEKRMAQVARLIIALARHKGWISHSPLSGRTLNTARKGCLEERRCRQRWRVGMRR; this comes from the exons ATGGCTACCGTTGTCgcttccccttcttcactCTCTCCTATTCCTTCTACTTCCAAACGACCGgccccttctccttcatcatcacAACCTGTCAAGCGTCCTCGTCAATCCAGTTCATCACCTAGGGACGAGGACGAAGCAGCAAGTGATGAAGAGCTAGATGAAGAGGCCCTTGCAAAGCTGGCCCGCAAAGAAGCTAGA ACCATCCGCAATCGCGAGTCAGCTCAAAGGTCGCGTAACGCCCGCAAAGCCCATGTTGCATGGCTAGAGAAGCGCGTAGTCGAGTTGGAGGCAGAAAATCGCTCTCTGAAAGGAGAGCCACCAACGTCGACGGATCCAGTTCCGACTGCGACTACGCCGGAACCCACCGCACAGCCTCCTGCGCGGGAAGCTTCCACAGAGCACGATGTGTTGTCCTTCGCCAACGACCTTGGTATCCCATCAGAAATTGTTAGCAGTGGTGTTAGCTTGTCGAACGTTGCGCCCCCTCCATCGAGCGTAGATGTAGACGTCAAACCCATAATCGAGCCTTCACCCCTGACGCTCGCATCGCCTGCGGTAGTGTTGACCTCGAATGATGACCTAATGGCTATCAAGACGGAGAATGCAAACCTGAGGCAGAGAGTAACGTTGCTGGAGAACCTCGTTAAGCAGGTCGTGGCCATCGCCAACTTCAGCCCGCCTGTCTCTTCTACGTCTCAACGAACGCCGGTCAACCAATATGCGTCATTACCTTCGCAATCATCTCTTGACTGGTCGTCGACGCTCTCGGCGACATCTATCTTGCCTGCCGGTCTTTCTTCCACCCTTTCACCTGGTCTTCCTGCCCGTAACTCTACCGTCTCGACCACCTCGACTTCTCAGATCACACAACTTGTCCAGACCTCTCAACCGGAACTGGCGTCTTCCCAAAATGTATCGGACTCCGTCGCTTGCCACTCAGCAGTAGTGGCGACTACTTCAGCACCTCTTATCAAAGGGAGGCTTGATGTGGCCCTGCAGCGGGCGAGGGAGAATTATTCGATGCGCTCTTTGGCGTTGGCGTTGGCGAAGGACGAGAAGCGAATGGCGCAGGTAGCGAGGTTAATCATCGCATTGGCGAGACACAAGGGCTGGATATCTCATTCTCCGCTATCCGGCCGGACCCTGAACACGGCGAGGAAGGGATGTTTggaagagaggagatgCAGGCAGCGGTGGAGAGTTGGGATGAGGCGATGA